Part of the Pelmatolapia mariae isolate MD_Pm_ZW linkage group LG3_W, Pm_UMD_F_2, whole genome shotgun sequence genome is shown below.
ACATGCAGAGATCTTGGAAATTATTTGTATGACAGTCAATTTACGTTTtgtctctgatttttttttattactttttattgtatacttttctttgctatttagtgtttccttttttttcaacTTGTACAGTTTTAGTTTACACCTATAATACTATCGGTGTATCAAATACTTATTGGTTCCCACAGCTTAATTTGCTGCATATTCTTGCTGTTCAATGACAATAATTAAGAGTGTGACGTATGCCTTACTGGAATGACGCATAACCTGATACATACATCTTCTTTTCACAGTGGCATTTGGCATTCACCTTATCACACAGAATGGCACAATAATGAAGCAAGTCAGTAAAATTCCACTGTTCAGTCTGTCTGGATCTACTGAAGGAGCCGGTGACTATTCCCTGTGGACACAACTACTGTGTGAGTTGTATTAAAGGACAGCCTACAGCTGTCCTCAGTGCAAAAAGAGTTTCATATCGAGGCCTGATCtggagaaaaacaccatgtCAGAAGGGTTAATAGAGGACTTGAAGACATCTGGACACCAAGCTGCTTCAGCTGATCtctgctatgctggacctgaagatgttTCCTGTGATTTCTGCACAGGAAAGAAGCTGAAAGCATTGAAGTCCTGTCTGGTATGTTTGGTTTCTTACTGTGAGCAACACCTCCAGCCTCACTATGAATCCTCTGCCTTTGACAAACACAAGCTGATCAAACCTTCCAAGGGGTTGAAAAGTAACATCTGTTCAACTCATAATGAGGTGAAGAAGATGTTCTGCCTTACTGATCAGCAGTGTATCTGTTATGTCTGCTGCATGGACAAACATAAACGCCATGTAACAGTTCCAGTTGAAGTTGAAAGggcagacaaagagaaagaccTTAAGGTGAATCTGCAGGAAGTGCAGAAGAAAATTCAGACCAGAGTGGAGGAAGGTAAAGTCCTTGAGAAAGAGATGGAGGGGATCAAACTGTCTGCTGATAAAACAATTGAAGACTGTGAGACCATCATCAATGAGCTGGTGAGTTTCATCAAAGAAAAAGGCTCAAATCTAAAGCAGCAGATTaaatcccagcaggaaactgaagagAGTCGAGTTAAAGAGCTTCAGAATAAActggagcaggagatcactgagctgaggaggaaagaagaggagctgaagcagctTTCAGACACAGAGGGCCACACTGAATTTCTACTAAGTTACTCCATGATGTCAAGACTCAGTGAATATACAGACTCACCAAGCTTTAAAATGTGTCAAGTTAAGTACTTTGAGGATCTGCAAACAGCACTGTTAGAAGCCAGAGAAAATCTCAAAGCATTTCTAAGTGAGGAATGGAGGAAGATCATTCTGACAGTGAGATCAGTGGATGTTTTATTGCCACAAATTGAACCTAAGACCAGAGATGAGTTTTTAAAACATTCATTTCAACTGACGATGGACCCAGATACAGTTCACAAAAAACTCTTCCTATCTAATCAGAACAGAACCGTATCAGACAATGCTCCAAATCCAAATATCTATCCTGCATATAAAAAAAGGGACAGGTTTTCCATCCAGCAGCAGGTCCTGAGTAAGGAGAGTCTGATTGGACCTTGTTACTGGGAAGTGGAGATGAAAGGGAGAGGCCTTTCAGTAGCCGTGACATACAAGAATAAAGATAACTTGGATCAAAGTGATTTTGGAAGTAACAATAATTCCTGGGCATTAGAGTGTTATGGCGACTGCTACAAATTCAGACACAACAAAATCACAACTTCCATCGCAGGCCCTCTGTCCTCCAAAGTAGGAGTGTACGTGGATCCCAGAGCCGGTATTCTTTctttctacagcgtctctgacACCATGGccctcctccacagagtccagaccacattcactgagccgctctatgctggactGTGGATTTGGAAGAGTTTTTGGGCAGACAACACTGCTACATTTAATGAGATAAAATAGGCTGTCTTCATTGGTTTGTGAACCcatcttgttcttttctttACTCACTGATCAAATGCCAATCAAACAGAGTTAGTGGGAGTGCCACATATAACATGTCTAGATAGGTGTCACCTTTCTTTCAGCCAGGTGTCACggtgaaatatgaaatattgatTAAAATCTGATATATTTCTTTGTGCACAGGAACTAGAAATCAGTAGCAGCTAGGTATGATGAGTGCCAGTGTCTGCACATGTATCAttaatcaaaatgtaaaatgtgagaTTTGTTTTGTACAGTTTATACTGTTGCTGTGAGGTTTTCTCTTTTACTGTATGAATCATTCATCAACTCTGTCAGGTTGACTAATTTTAATAATGTCTTCAGTATTTATTGTATCGGTGCAGCTGTTACATGATGTCATTAaattctttttgattttttttttacttttattgacTCCTTATCATGTTTGTAACATTTGTGATGACCACAGGTATGACACGGTGTTCTAATAAACATGAATTTCATTGTATTACATCCACCTTTTCACACCTTGAATATTTATATAATTCAGTGGAATAATTTTATAGTGAGCATCTTGGAGTATAATGCAGATTTTTCTCTCACCACACAAAAACTGAATACAAATGTTGAGttcgtttttttattttaatgcactttTTAAGGATCCTTTTAAACAGCTGATTATTTGTCGTGCccttttgtacatttttttcttcaaaataccAACTTTGGTTTTGAAACTGTTGAAATACATACGACAAGACAGGCTTTATAATTCCCATTGTTGGGAAATTCTCATTGAAACAGTGATTAACATTCAGATAATATGAATTCAAACAGAAGTGTCAAGCCTCATAAGATGTTTTGTGTCCTTTTCTGTGTGCTTGTGGGTGATCCACTGGGCCCACACTGCCACCTCATGGTAAGTCAGAGTATTTGCATTCTAAACCACTACGTCTCGTGTCCTTCCTCAGGTAAAGATGCAAATTAGCATGTTGGAGCTTGTTTAATCTGTTTCAAAAGCAAGAGCAGCTCAAAGCAGACTGTGGGTTTCCTCCAGCCCTTACCAGTTTCTAGTAGGTCCTGGTTGCATATAACTGTTCTTACTGGCCTGGCCCACTCCAAAAGCAGTCATTCTGTTAGTCACGCCATCCCATTGCCGTAGATTAGTGTTTGTCAAAGAGTTATGCGCGTACCACTAGTGGTACTTGGGCTCTCTCTGGTGGTACGAGGGAAATctctaaatttttttttaagattaaataatatACCATTGTGGAGTTATGCAAAGATGACACAAGAGTTCCCGGGGCCCTTCTGGGAGCCGGAGTCAACCAGAAAACGTGTCCCCGAGCGTGAGTCCTCTAAAGAGTAGCCTTATCGCAAGTGGTCACGGCCACTACGGAGCGCTGGCGGGTTTGTTCCCCTGCAAAGGCGGCACAGCGCTGTCACGCTGATGGTACAAACACAGCCGTTTTCCGCCGTGCTGCCATGCCGCGATCCCAGCCACCATCGATGAGTTGGAGGCCCCCGGGAGAATCGGTGGGGGCACGGGAGATGCCGTCGGTGAGTCGGGGCTCAATCGCCTGGATGCCAAAGCTCCTGGTAGCTAGGAGAATGCGATCCGCTTCTTCTGCGAGTGGTAATCCTTCCCACTGCTCTGCATCGGAGAGGTAGCAGCGCCGCAGCAGCAGCGCCTTGACAGAGGTTTATTTCCCTTGGGTGAGGGGATCCCAGAGGAGGGTCATCACACAGCGGGTGGACAGCTGATCCAGTGAGGCCACCACATGATGGTATTTCGTGTCGTCGGCTGAAACGCCACGAAGAGCAAACTGAGTTTCGATGTGCACGAACCATGAAGGAGGGTCGTGAAGCCAAAAATCCGGCAGCTTAACCaccttaaaaattaaaacatacagctctgctatcacaaaactaaacagcagtgacgtttgtagggttactgaagttgggctaactggtatataatgatgtgctgcgtggtggctagctacacagctatggtaggcataatataaacacaatgaagctggaggatgaacgctaacttttttccacttaatGAGGGTTCGCGATGGTTAGGAACAAATGTAactgcatggcaggatgctgttaacggaccaaacttcagtcaggagaataACTGCAATATAatgttagtcattaatatactgctgcatgggctgagcTGTAGCTAcattgtaaggttttaaaaactgagctttaaaatgaatagtgatGATAAAAACCGAGAAaggctgacagtgatcactgactttttTAGGGGTTTGTTGaaattaaatagaacaaaatataaaacattaaaacatgttaaaaacacaacagcttaataaatgcagagtagtttggacccagaagcagctttcatcaggtcatcacttaaagattggatatcccacctgctgtgaatgttttaatgcggtacagttgttattattatcacttgtcacatcctgtttatgacagttaaaataaataacattcatataagaaataaaaattgtctcgtgtaaactgtatgtggtgttaaataggcctatactactgtactttaatgtcggtcataagggtggtacttcaagagccatatattttatgaggtggtactcattgtgaaaagtttgagaaccactgccgTAGATAAACTCCTCACAGCCTCTGAAGCAGGTTTAAGAGTAAAACATACATTTCGTCTCATGGTATTCCCAGTAAAGGAAAGAAACTCTCTGACAGAGTGCCCCTGTTGATAAAACAGGTCTGTAAGGCCTTCTGCTTAGCCTTAGATAAAAGCACCCCTGGGGGGTGAAGTCGTAGATAATCAGCTAGGTGCTATCCTTTTTggaggatttatttatttgttttagttaCAAGTGAAAGATGGCCATTTAAATGTGAGACAAGCAAActgtttatgtaaaaaaaaaaaaaaaaaaaaagctttcacaAGATAGCGCCTGTGTTTGGCTTCGCCACTCGTGCAGCTTGCTGGTATTGTTTTTCACTGGTCGCTtgcaatattatttttaattttttgtgtcTAGACTTTGTTTTTGCCGGTAGAATTTACGATCGGGGCACGCTGTTGCACATTAAAGATTCAATGGAGAGCTACTTTGACAGCTGGGACAGTTACAGGAGAACTTTTCCTCCCCCTTTTGTGTGTTCCTCGCCTGAGTGCATGCCACTGTACATACCGGTGGGACTCAAtcagaagaaaaggaaaaggggAACCAGGGCCGGTGTCCAGGTGAGACTGAGAAGGTACCAAAGGTTAGCTTCTTGGCTGTGGGTGCATGCGACCAGTTCATCTATTGTCATCTGGTGGGGACGCTACCCTTAAGTCTGCAGCCCGGGATCCATGGCTTAATTGCAGCATGCCCATCCTACGTCCCTCATCTGTCCGGCATTTTACCAACACTAGCGATGTACCATCATGGATATTAACTTCGCCTAGCTTCGCAATCACCGCCCGATGTGGCAGGTGTACAGGTGTGCACAGGTGCTTAATTCAAGTGCCATTGCAGTCAGCTGTTGAGTGCGCCAACCAAATGTCATCGATCCGGTTTGCCCTGCTTAACGCTCGCTCAATAACaaacaaatagtttattttaaacGATCTCTTCATGAAGGAATccctaaacttcatgtgtttaACTGAGACGTGGCAGCAAAGCATTGATTATATTTACTTGAAGGAAATCTGCCCGGCTGGCTGCTCCGTCATCGGAACTCCACGTCTTTCGGGACCTGGTGGAGGTCTCGCTGTTGTGTACCAGGACAGATTCACAAGCAGGCTGATGAACTCAGACTCCTTTTCTTCATTTGAGTTGCAGATGATGAAGGTCGGTTCTTTGCAAACCTTTTATTGTACTTTAATTTACCGACCTCCTGGACCTGCCGGCGTCTTTTTAACTGAATTTAATGACCTTCTGACATCCATTATTAAATTGGAGAAGGTTGTAATGTTGGGAGATTTTAACTTTCATATTGATGATGCATCCTGTAACATGGCTACTGAATTCATCATTATCATGgagtcttttaactttatgcagcATGTTTCTGGCCCTACACTTATAAAGGGTTACACATTGGATCTAGTCTTCTCCATgggtttaaatataaatgatgtTCGTGTGGAAGATATCCATGTGAGTGACCATTGCTGcgtattttttaatttgtcgtTTTATTTGGATCTTCCGGCTCCTAAATTGATGATTCAAAGGCGAATTATAAACCAGGACACTTCTGAAAGGTTCTCTGCCATGTTTGATGCTGACATGACTTGCAGTGATGTAGACTCACTTGTTTCATCTTTTAAAAATCAGTGATACTCCATTTTAGACATAGGGCAGTACTCTTTTTCAGAGGTGCCACTATGTTTGATAATCTCGTCCTTGGATAAATGAAAACATTCGTAATTTTAGGAGATACTGTTGCAAGCTAGAACGTTTGTGGAAGACTTCCAAGCACGAGGTTCACAGGTTACATCTTAAAGAATCTATTTTCATACTAAATGACATGTGGAAAAATGCCAGAACAGAGTATTTTGCACACCTTATAGCTTGCACACCTTAttatcattaatattattaataataataataataataataataataataataataataataacaataacaataataataatgaaagatCTAACCGgtcataaataaatcaatgtttTGGACACTCAATGATTCTTGTGTCAATGCAACAAGTAGATGATCTATGAAAACTCCTTCTGCGTGCTCCCTTTGTCACAGGAGTGGCCACAACAGGTCGGtccacatttttcatttaacacTGGTTGCCTTCCTGACTTCCTTCTTATCTGGCAAATGTGTAAAACACCACTTAAAAGAAACATTAAGTTTGACACACTTATCCAATatacaaactgaaaaaaatatggtCTCTTATTTTTATGCGGACTGAAAATGATTGCATTGCCACATTGCCTGTGGTTGAATAAAATCAAAgtctttaatgttttaattatgttttactTGTTAAATATTAGCATCAGAGACCCATGAACAGCTACTACTATTTTACGTTAAAATGtatgcttttttaaaacaagcAGTGCATCAGTCATCACTTGAGTCTGCTTTCGTTTCTGCATGAAATCAAATACTGGATGATCTCACTAGGCGTGGCTCAGGGTGATGTACCAAACCCATAAtggtatttcctttttttaaatgttcatgTGACCTCAGCCCCCATAGGCAACGGAGCAGGTAGTAGTCGCACTAAGGAAAACTTCACAAAATATGGGAATTGTTCATTCTTAAATTGGTGCTGCACATCGATGAGTCGGAGGCTCCCGGGAAAATCGGTGGGGTGGCGGGAGATGCCGTCGGTGAGTTGGGAACTATCGCCTGGATGCCGAAGCTCCTGGTAGCCAAGAGAATCCGATTCGCTTCTTCTGCGAGTGAGCGGTAATCCTTCTCTGAGTTGCTGTCGGATTAAGACGTGAGTGAAGAGGAATCCGCCATCATCCGTAGCAAGGACAGCGTGCTCTCCATGAGCTCGAGAGCGGTACCATCATCCAGGCccgagagagagaggagtttcTCTGCCCACTCAGCATCAGAGAGGGAGTCGTGTCGCAGCAGCAGCGCCTTGAGAGCGGTATATTTCACTTGGGTGGGGGGATCCCAGAGGAGGGTCATCACACAGCAGGTGAACAGTGGTTCCAGCAAGGCCACCAAATGATGGTATTTCGTGTCGTCGGCCGAAAACGCCACGAAGAGCAAACTGAATATCGACGTGCACTAACCATGAAGGAGGGTCGTGAAGCCAAAAATCCAGCAGCTTAAACGCCACagtaaaaattaaaacgtacagctctgctatcacttccgacataaatgaagacagaaaactaaacagcagtggcgtttgtaggGTTGCTGAAGCTGGGCTAGCTgatataatgatgtgctgcaTGGTGGTTAGCTACACAGCTAttttagcataacataaacacagtgaagctggtggatgaacgctaacttttttccactcgaaaaagttaacgtgagggcttctgatggttagagacaaatgtaACTGCAAGCTTCAATCAGGAGAACAACTGTAATATAAGGTTAGTCATAATatactattcattttaaagctcactttttaaaaccttatgatgtaactacagcccagcccatgcagcagtgatgataaaaaaccgagagaggccgacagtgatgaCTGgcttttttaggggcttgttgagattaaatagaacaaaatacaaagcattaaaacatgttaaaaacacaacagctttaataaacgcagagtagttCGGACCCGGAAGCAGCTTTCATCAGGTCATTACTTAAAGATTGGATatcccacctgctgtgaatgttttaatgcggtacagttgttattattatcacttgtcacatcctgtttatgacagttaaaataaataacattcatataagaaataaaattgtctgtGTAAACTGTATGGGGTGTTAAATAGGCCTATACTACTGTACATAAGGGTGGTACTTTAAcagccatatattttatgaggtggtactcattgtgaaaagtttgagaaccactggtgTAGGCTACTCTGCATATCCCAGAATATGAAGCATACCTGGCTGTGAGAAGGCAGTTTCTTCAAACTTGCAAAGTATGCTATATGGTTTTTTTGGGCTTTCTGGAATAGAACCTGTCACGGTCGGACAGTCCTCCCCGGACGACCTGCTTGTTTatttgtgatgtgtgtgtgccttcctctcttttctctctctccctccctatTCTCCGGGCCTGGCTATGCCTAGGAGCGGCGCCTCCGAGAGAGTGAGAATGGCCGACCCCTGACCCGGAAGTGTAATCTTCCGCTCCAGCTGCCGCTAATCATTCCTCACGAAGCGGAGGTATTTAACGGTGTGTCCAGACAGCAGTCGACGCTGGATTGTACTCGGAGCTCGGTGGAGAAGTACGGGACGGAGGAGTGGAGAGAAAGGACTCACTGGTGTTTTCGGGAGGAGGAACTCACACAGAAGGAGTGCACACAGACTTCACGGGGAAACTCACCTACACCACTTTTGGGAATTGAGAGAAAGGACATTTTTGGATATCACGCTGTTTAAAGACTGTATTTcaagcactgtaaataaatgcactgtctGCTTAAAACCCAGAGCTCCGCGCCTGAGTCCACACCTTCCATTAGCTGTGACAGAACCAGAGCCTGCTGCAGGGATTATATGTCTTGTGTGGTATGAGAATACTTTGGGATCCCTCAGGAGGAACGGAAAACCTGGAATAGCCTGATGTCACTGATAACCAACTTTAAATAAGCAAAAGTAGTGGGTGGATGGACAGATCAATGGATGGTTGGCTAACTGGATAAACAGTTGCTATGAGCATTGAACAGGAGATGGACAGACATGAGGAGATTTTGGAAATTATTTGTATGATAGTGCATTTAAGTTTTGTCtctgatttttattattacttttttttttttactattggGTGCTATTTGGCGTTTCTTGTAGTTTTTAATCTTGTGCAGTATTAGTATATAATATACTGTCGGTGTATCAAATGCTTATTGGTTCCCACAGCTTAATTTCTTGCATATTCTTGCTGTTCAATGACAATAATTAAGAGTGTGACGTATGCCTTTCTGGAATGACGGATGACCTGATACATGCGTCTTCTTTTCACAGTGAAACTATTTGGCATTCACCTTATCACAACGAATGGCACAACAAGGAAGCACGTCAGTAAAGTTCCACTGCTCAGTCTGTctggatctactgaaggatccAGTCACTATTCCCTGTGGACACAACTGCTGTATGAGTTGTATTAAAGGACACTGGAATACAGAGGATCCAAAAGGAATCTACAGCTGTCCTCAGTGCGGTAAGAGTTTCATACAGAAGCCTGATCtggagaaaaacaccatgtCAGAAGGGTTAATAGAGGACTTGAAGCCATCTGGACaccaagctgctcctgctgatctctgctatgctggacctgaagatgttTCCTGTGATGTCTGCACAGGAAAGAAGCTGAAAGCAGTGAAGTCCTGTCTGGTATGTTTGGTTTCTTACTGTGAGCAACACCTCCAGCCTCACTATGAATCCTCTGCCTTTGACAAACACAAGCTGATCAAACCTTCCAAGGAGTTTAAAGGAAACATCTGTTCAACTCATAATGAGGTAATGAAGATGTTCTGCCGTACTGATCAGCAGTGTATCTGTTATGTCTGCTGCATGGATGAACATAATCACCATGTAACAGTTCCAGTTGAAGTTGAAAGggcagaaaaagacaaagaccTTAAGGTGAATCTGCAGGAAGTCCAGAAGAAAATTCAGACCAGAGTGGAGGAAGATAAAGAGCTTGAGAAAGAGATGGAGGGGATCAAACTGTCTGCTGATAAAACAATTGAAGACTGTGAGACCATCATCAATGAGCTGGTGAGTTTCATCAAAGAAAAAGGCTCAAATCTAAAGCAGCAGATCAGATCccagcagaaagatgaagagAGGCGAGTcaaagaccttcagaataagctggagcaggagatcactgagctgaggaggaaagaagaggagctgaagcagctTTCAGACACAGAGGACCACACCGAATTTCTCCTCAGTTACTCCATGATGTCAAAACTCAGTGAAAATACAGACTCACCAAGCTTCAAAATGTGTCAAGTTAAGTACTTTGAGGATCTGCAAACAGCACTGTTAGAAGCCAGAGAAAATCTCAAAGCATTTCTAAGTGAAGAATGGAGCTATATCACTCTGACAGTGAGATCAGTGGATGTTTTATTGCCACAAAGCAAGCCTAAGACCAGAGatgaatttttaaaacattcatgTCAACTGACAATGGACCCAGATACAGTTCACAAAAAACTCTTCCTATCTAATCAGAACAGAACCGTATCAGCCAGTGCTTCAAATCCAAATATCTATCCTGCATATAAAAAAAGGGACAGGTTTTCCATCCAGCAGCAGGTCCTGAGTAAGGAGAGTCTGATTGGACTTTGTTACTGGGAAGTGGAGATGAAAGGGAGAGGCCTTTCAGTAGCCGTGacgtacaaaaataaaaataaactggatCAAAGTGAATTTGGAAGTAACAATAATTCTTGGGCATTAGAGTGTTACAAGGACAGTTATAAATTCAGACACAATAAAATCACAACTTCCATCGCAGGCCCTCTGTCCTCCAAAGTAGGAGTGTACGTGGATCCCAGAGCCGGTATTCTTTctttctacagcgtctctgacACCATGGccctcctccacagagtccagaccacattcactcaccCGCTCTATGCTGGACTGTGGATTTGGAAGAGTTATTGGACTGATACCACTGCTACATTTAATGAGATAAAATAGACTGTCTTCATTAGTTTGTGAACCcatcttgttcttttctttattcGCTGGTCAAATGCCAATCAAACATCTTAAGCCAGGTCACggagaaatatgaaatattgatTAAAATCTGATAGATTTCTTTGTGCAGGAACATGAACTCAGTAGCAGCTAGGTATGATCAGTGCCAGTGTCTGCACATGTATCATTAATCAAAATGTGAGATTTGTTTTGTACGGTTTATACTGTTGCTGTGAGGTTTTCTTTCACTGTATGAATCATTCATGAACTTTCTCAATCATTTTCTCTGTCTTCCTTTCACTTTTAagcattttaagaaaataacTGTAATGATGCGTTCATTACACCcataataatataaaatcaattttacattcttaaaaaaatcatgtttaacAGTAATTATtgaatgttaaaaatgaattaGTGAAGACAGTGGCTTAAACAGGTTGACTAATTTTAATAATGTCTGGCGTATTTATCGTATCAGTCCAGCTGTTACATGATGTCATTAAATTACTTCTGAATTTGTAACTTTTATTGACACGTTATTGTGTTTGTAACATTTGTGATCAacacagatttattttattgcatccACTTATTTATATAATTCAGTACTGGAGTATAATGCAGGATTTTTCTGTCACCACACAAAATCTGAATACAAatgttttgtacttttaaaGGATCCTTCTATAGCGTCTCTGACACTGTGATCgtcctccacagagtccaggaTGTTTACTGAGCTGCTCTATGCTGGACTGTGGATTTGGAAGAGTTGGGCTAGCACCACTCAATGACATAAGGTTCACTGGTTTTATCAAAGACCTGATGAGAAAAATGTGTGTCAAGTATTTTGTTGCTTATTACTCAATAAAATGATATCTGACCAGTTTCCAGTGTGGGCCGGGCTGTGAGttcttttatttcctgttgATTTAATTTATTAGGATTTTAAGAAGCTGACTCCTCAGGCTTTAATTAGTGAGTGACATTTGAATTATATCcatataaaaatgtgaaatgaatATGTATTCATAGTTTATATCTATGTTGTTTCTGTATGGTATTTCTGTTCTACTGCACGAATCATCGATGGAGTCCGTCACTCTTTTAAGATGCTGAGAGATTTGTTGCTAACATAAGGTCAATACTGTGATAATCAATAAAAACTCAAGTGTatattcttcttttaaaattgtttaaCAGCCATAACTGAATATGACAAAATGAATGCAGGGATGGAAAAATTGCTTTACAGACTGCTAATGTAACAAGAGTGTATCTACTTTGGTCAAAAGAATCCACGCTTCGTACTGATAtctacatttctttttcattcctCTCACAATCATGGAGCACCGTGAAAACTAGAAACtagtaaaataataacaatagtaCATATGACATCCAAGTGCTTAACAAATTAACCAGCATAATGTTTTTACCGTGTACGCCTTGTAAAACCAGCAGTAGAAaagtatgggctcaaaatgtggtcataaatattatataattgtaaatcagttttgtacttgtaaatcaggatttgtatgtgtaaaaagaatttgtgtgtgtgtaaaaaagatttgtatgt
Proteins encoded:
- the LOC134616569 gene encoding tripartite motif-containing protein 16-like — translated: MAQQGSTSVKFHCSVCLDLLKDPVTIPCGHNCCMSCIKGHWNTEDPKGIYSCPQCGKSFIQKPDLEKNTMSEGLIEDLKPSGHQAAPADLCYAGPEDVSCDVCTGKKLKAVKSCLVCLVSYCEQHLQPHYESSAFDKHKLIKPSKEFKGNICSTHNEVMKMFCRTDQQCICYVCCMDEHNHHVTVPVEVERAEKDKDLKVNLQEVQKKIQTRVEEDKELEKEMEGIKLSADKTIEDCETIINELVSFIKEKGSNLKQQIRSQQKDEERRVKDLQNKLEQEITELRRKEEELKQLSDTEDHTEFLLSYSMMSKLSENTDSPSFKMCQVKYFEDLQTALLEARENLKAFLSEEWSYITLTVRSVDVLLPQSKPKTRDEFLKHSCQLTMDPDTVHKKLFLSNQNRTVSASASNPNIYPAYKKRDRFSIQQQVLSKESLIGLCYWEVEMKGRGLSVAVTYKNKNKLDQSEFGSNNNSWALECYKDSYKFRHNKITTSIAGPLSSKVGVYVDPRAGILSFYSVSDTMALLHRVQTTFTHPLYAGLWIWKSYWTDTTATFNEIK
- the LOC135932651 gene encoding tripartite motif-containing protein 16-like; translation: MSEGLIEDLKTSGHQAASADLCYAGPEDVSCDFCTGKKLKALKSCLVCLVSYCEQHLQPHYESSAFDKHKLIKPSKGLKSNICSTHNEVKKMFCLTDQQCICYVCCMDKHKRHVTVPVEVERADKEKDLKVNLQEVQKKIQTRVEEGKVLEKEMEGIKLSADKTIEDCETIINELVSFIKEKGSNLKQQIKSQQETEESRVKELQNKLEQEITELRRKEEELKQLSDTEGHTEFLLSYSMMSRLSEYTDSPSFKMCQVKYFEDLQTALLEARENLKAFLSEEWRKIILTVRSVDVLLPQIEPKTRDEFLKHSFQLTMDPDTVHKKLFLSNQNRTVSDNAPNPNIYPAYKKRDRFSIQQQVLSKESLIGPCYWEVEMKGRGLSVAVTYKNKDNLDQSDFGSNNNSWALECYGDCYKFRHNKITTSIAGPLSSKVGVYVDPRAGILSFYSVSDTMALLHRVQTTFTEPLYAGLWIWKSFWADNTATFNEIK